One Scylla paramamosain isolate STU-SP2022 chromosome 5, ASM3559412v1, whole genome shotgun sequence genomic region harbors:
- the LOC135100736 gene encoding importin subunit beta-1-like isoform X4, giving the protein MEQVIQILEKTTSPDKNELETALKYLEQAAQSNLPEYVKVLSDVLHHGRNSTVARMAAGIQLKNTLASNDPKVKVQYQQRWLAFPPDVRDYVKTNVLGALGTEQNRPSSAAQCVAYIALTEIPVGQWPNLIDRLVANVTTPGATDMTKESTLEAIGYICQDIEPEAIAAQSNNILTAIVHGMKRDEPNDHVRLAATTALLNSLEFTRQNFERDAERHFIMQVVCEATQSTNTQIKVAALQCLVKIMSLYYQYMEHYMGPALFAITLEAMKSEIDEVALQGIEFWSNVCDEEVDLAIEASEAAELGRPPERTSRFYAKGALQYLVPVLMMTLSKQEEADDDDEWNPCKAAGVCIMLLATCTEDDIVPHVLPFVKENIKHQNWRLRDAAIMAFGSILEGPDPTNLKPMVEQAMPTLIEALNDESVVVRDTTAWTLGRVCELIPDAACNDTYLKLLLEALVHSLKGEPRVASNVCWALSSLAEAAYEQADTGDGDGEPPTYCLSAFFDPLVDVLLQTTDRADGNQCNLRNAAYEALMELMKNSPHDCYPTVQKTTMIILERLQQVLHMETQVQSHSDRVQVNDIQSLLCATLQSVLRKVTPEDAPKISDPIMAALLQMFQTSQGKSGGVQEDALLAVSTLVEVLGQNFLKYMEAFKPYLCLGLRNVDDYTVCAAAVGVTGDICRGLGDKVEPFCDELMSMLVENLGNNNVHRNVKPAILSVFGDMALALGPKFTKYLEVVLQMLHQASQAQVDRSDFDMLDYLNELRETCLEAYTGIVQGLKGDGPNPKQEVQLLRTHVPHMITFITSVAADEEKSDPVVASSAGLIGDLCSVFGADMLQLVETDPIGNLLIQGRRSKTSKTKTLAMWATKEIRRLKSNNSTW; this is encoded by the exons ATGGAGCAAGTTATTCAAATACTCGAGAAGACAACATCTCCCG ATAAAAATGAACTGGAAACTGCTCTGAAATACCTGGAACAGGCTGCACAGTCCAATCTG CCTGAGTATGTGAAGGTACTGAGTGATGTACTGCACCATGGAAGGAACTCAACTGTGGCCCGCATGGCTGCTGGTATTCAGCTCAAGAACACACTGGCCTCCAATGATCCCAAAGTCAAGGTTCAGTATCAGCAGCGGTGGCTGGCCTTCCCTCCAGATGTCAGGGACTACGTCAAGACAAAT GTGTTGGGAGCCTTGGGAACAGAGCAGAATCGTCCAAGTTCAGCAGCTCAGTGTGTGGCTTACATTGCCCTCACTGAGATCCCTGTGGGCCAGTGGCCAAACCTTATTGACAGACTTGTAGCAAATGTGACCACCCCTGGGGCCACAGATATGACCAAAGAGTCCACTTTGGAAGCTATTGGATATATATGTCAG GATATTGAACCTGAAGCCATTGCTGCACAAAGTAACAACATTCTCACAGCCATTGTTCATGGCATGAAGCGGGATGAGCCAAATGATCATGTGAGGTTGGCAGCCACCACAGCACTCCTCAATTCCTTAGAATTTACTAGACAAAACTTTGAGAGGGATGCAGAGCGACACTTTATCATGCAG gTGGTGTGTGAAGCCACACAGTCAACCAACACCCAGATAAAAGTAGCTGCCCTGCAGTGCCTGGTGAAGATTATGTCTCTCTATTATCAGTATATGGAGCACTACATGGGACCTGCACTCTTTGCT ATTACTTTGGAAGCCATGAAGAGTGAAATTGATGAGGTGGCATTGCAAGGCATTGAATTTTGGTCCAATGTGTGTGATGAAGAAGTGGATCTGGCCATTGAGGCATCAGAGGCAGCAGAGTTGGGTCGTCCACCTGAGAGGACCTCTAGGTTTTATGCCAAGGGAGCTTTGCAG TATCTTGTTCCTGTCTTAATGATGACTTTGAGTAAGCAAGAggaagctgatgatgatgatgaatggaaCCCGTGCAAAGCAGCTGGGGTGTGCATCATGCTGTTGGCCACTTGCACTGAGGATGACATTGTGCCCCATGTCCTTCCATTTGTTAAGGAAAACATCAAACACCAAAACTGGAGGTTACGAGATGCTGCTATTATGGCCTTTG GTTCTATCTTGGAGGGTCCTGATCCTACAAACCTGAAGCCAATGGTGGAGCAAGCAATGCCAACCCTCATAGAGGCTCTGAATGATGAGTCAGTGGTGGTGCGGGACACCACTGCTTGGACTTTGGGTCGAGTCTGTGAACTGATCCCAGATGCAGCATGCAATGACACCTACCTCAAGTTGTTGTTGGAGGCTCTTGTCCATAGCCTGAAAGGGGAGCCTCGTGTAGCCTCAAATGTATGCTGGGCCCTTAGCTCGCTAGCAGAAGCAGCATATGAGCAAGCAGATACAGGAGATGGGGATGGTGAGCCACCTACCTACTGTCTCTCTGCATTCTTTGATCCTCTTGTGGATGTATTGCTGCAAACAACAGATAGAGCTGATGGTAACCAATGCAACTTGCGCAATGCTGCCTATGAGGCTCTCATGGAGTTGATGAAAAATTCTCCACATGATTGTTATCCCACCGTCCAGAAAACTACAATGATCATCCTGGAGAGGCTGCAACAAGTTTTGCACATGGAGACACAGGTCCAGTCTCATAGTGACCGTGTTCAAGTCAATGATATTCAGTCCTTGCTCTGTGCCACACTGCAATCTGTGCTGCGCAAGGTCACTCCTGAGGATGCTCCTAAAATTAGTGACCCCATCATGGCAGCTTTGCTCCAGATGTTCCAAACTTCCCAGGGGAAGTCTGGAGGTGTTCAGGAAGATGCACTGCTGGCAGTGTCTACTCTTGTGGAAGTTTTGGGACAGAACTTCCTCAAATATATGGAAGCCTTCAAGCCATACCTGTGTCTAGGTCTTAGAAATGTAGATGACTACACTGTGTGTGCAGCAGCTGTGGGTGTCACTGGGGATATCTGTCGTGGTTTGGGAGACAAGGTAGAACCATTCTGTGATGAGCTTATGTCTATGTTGGTAGAGAACTTAGGAAACAACAATGTCCACAGGAATGTAAAACCAGCCATTTTGTCAGTATTTGGAGATATGGCTCTGGCATTAGGACCTAAGTTCACCAAATATTTGGAAGTTGTACTACAGATGCTTCACCAAGCTTCCCAGGCACAGGTGGATCGCTCAGACTTTGATATGCTTGACTATCTAAATGAGCTACGAGAGACATGTCTGGAGGCCTACACTGGCATTGTCCAAGGCCTCAAGGGTGATGGGCCCAATCCCAAACAGGAGGTGCAGCTGCTGCGCACTCATGTGCCACACATGATTACCTTCATCACTTCTGTGGCTGCAGATGAAGAAAAGTCCGATCCTGTTGTGGCCAGTTCTGCAGGACTCATTGG